From Candidatus Methylomirabilota bacterium, one genomic window encodes:
- the infA gene encoding translation initiation factor IF-1 — MTKEDAIEVEGTVVEPLPNAMFRVELDNGHRVLAHVSGKMRMNFIRILPGDRVKVELSPYDLTRGRITYRFK, encoded by the coding sequence ATGACGAAAGAGGACGCGATCGAGGTGGAGGGGACCGTCGTGGAGCCGCTCCCGAACGCGATGTTCCGGGTCGAGCTGGACAACGGGCACCGGGTGCTGGCCCACGTGAGCGGCAAGATGCGGATGAACTTCATCCGCATCCTCCCGGGCGATCGGGTGAAGGTCGAGCTGTCACCCTACGACCTGACGCGGGGCCGCATCACGTACCGGTTCAAGTAA